A single region of the Halorussus sp. MSC15.2 genome encodes:
- a CDS encoding DUF4910 domain-containing protein has protein sequence MGDGEPSRLESRFEALWPIPRSITGPGFRESLAVLRKDIPLDVEGVPSGTAVFDWEIPPEWRIREARLTGPDGDVYADFDETNLAVVNYSEPVDERRTLDELDPHLHTLPRLPDATPYVTSYYERDWGFCLPHDTYESLPEGEYHAYIDSEFVDGELNYGHAVLEGESDREVLLSTYLCHPSLANNELSGPLVLTSLYKRLRDWDRRKFTYRFVVVPETIGSLAYLSRYGAHLREKVVGGLVLTCLGGPNDDLSYKRTRRGNALLDEVVRHLDEYTDAEFRFRTFDATGSDERQYCSPGFDLPVGQFARTVYDEYEGYHNSRDTKSFMGIAPLVESAETIERVLRNFERGGYYLNQNPHGEPMMSKRDLYPTVNDPAEADGVVPTGTPTATATS, from the coding sequence ATGGGTGACGGGGAGCCGTCGAGACTCGAATCGCGTTTCGAAGCGCTCTGGCCGATTCCGCGCAGCATCACTGGACCCGGGTTCCGGGAGAGTCTGGCGGTTCTTCGGAAGGACATCCCACTCGACGTGGAGGGGGTCCCCTCCGGGACGGCGGTCTTCGACTGGGAGATACCCCCGGAGTGGCGGATTCGCGAGGCGCGGTTGACCGGACCCGACGGCGACGTGTACGCCGACTTCGACGAGACGAACCTCGCCGTGGTGAACTACTCGGAACCGGTGGACGAACGCCGCACGCTCGACGAACTGGACCCGCACCTCCACACGTTGCCGCGACTGCCGGACGCGACCCCGTACGTGACGAGTTACTACGAACGCGACTGGGGCTTCTGTCTCCCCCACGACACGTACGAGTCGCTCCCCGAGGGCGAGTACCACGCCTACATCGACAGCGAGTTCGTGGACGGGGAACTGAACTACGGCCACGCGGTTCTGGAAGGCGAGAGCGACAGGGAAGTCCTCCTCAGTACGTACCTGTGCCACCCGTCGCTCGCCAACAACGAACTGAGCGGACCGCTCGTCCTCACGTCGCTGTACAAGCGACTCCGGGACTGGGACCGCCGGAAGTTCACCTACCGGTTCGTCGTCGTCCCGGAGACCATCGGGTCGCTGGCGTACCTCTCGCGGTACGGCGCACACTTGCGGGAGAAGGTGGTGGGCGGTCTCGTCCTGACCTGCCTCGGCGGGCCAAACGACGACCTCTCGTACAAGCGGACGCGGCGCGGAAACGCCCTTCTCGACGAGGTCGTCCGACACCTCGACGAGTACACCGACGCCGAGTTCCGGTTCCGGACGTTCGACGCGACCGGGTCCGACGAGCGCCAGTACTGTTCGCCGGGGTTCGACCTCCCGGTGGGCCAGTTCGCTCGGACCGTTTACGACGAGTACGAGGGGTATCACAACTCCCGGGACACCAAGTCGTTCATGGGCATCGCCCCGCTCGTCGAGAGCGCCGAGACCATCGAACGCGTTCTCCGCAACTTCGAGCGAGGCGGCTACTACCTGAACCAGAACCCCCACGGAGAGCCGATGATGAGCAAACGGGACCTCTATCCGACCGTGAACGACCCCGCCGAGGCCGACGGGGTCGTCCCGACGGGTACGCCGACGGCGACCGCGACCTCGTGA
- a CDS encoding winged helix-turn-helix domain-containing protein, which translates to MMRLLTYSDGSHSVVEIAERYDASVETLAGPLDRLREVGLLEPAAYTPDHSDRFDLPAEER; encoded by the coding sequence ATGATGCGACTCCTCACCTACAGCGACGGGAGCCACTCGGTCGTCGAGATAGCCGAGCGATACGACGCGTCCGTGGAGACGCTCGCCGGTCCGCTCGACCGACTGCGCGAGGTCGGACTGCTGGAACCCGCCGCGTACACGCCCGACCACTCCGACCGGTTCGATTTACCGGCAGAGGAGCGCTAA
- a CDS encoding PseG/SpsG family protein, producing the protein MAHLAIRADGGPDIGYGHLIRTGALAERVLSRGHAVTYATTTPESVRNVCPDPVEVAELPARDDPAPFVRWLDTANPDVAFTDAYPVDTAYQRRVREAVPLVVTQDDDRHAVCADVFVNGNLDAVEREYTFVGSAPELRLGTDYVLLRSEITERARREPPWRETPERAVVTMGGSDTADLTPTVVRAFDGLDLRVDAVVGPGFSERQAVAVENAAADVSADVTVRRDPDDLADRLFRADFAVSTASSTTYELLALGTPIVCAPVVDNQESIADELDRRDAATVLGRDADGERFVRGIAEYASNPDLRRERRERGRELVDGRGSERVCREVLSLADGESDA; encoded by the coding sequence ATGGCGCATCTCGCTATCCGAGCGGACGGCGGTCCGGACATCGGGTACGGACACCTGATTCGGACCGGCGCGCTCGCCGAACGCGTCCTCTCGCGGGGCCACGCGGTCACGTACGCCACGACCACGCCCGAGTCCGTCCGGAACGTCTGTCCCGACCCCGTCGAAGTCGCCGAACTCCCGGCGCGCGACGACCCCGCTCCGTTCGTCCGGTGGCTCGATACCGCGAACCCGGACGTGGCGTTCACCGACGCCTATCCGGTGGACACGGCGTATCAGCGCCGGGTCCGAGAGGCGGTGCCGCTGGTCGTCACGCAGGACGACGACCGACACGCCGTCTGTGCGGACGTGTTCGTGAACGGGAACCTCGACGCCGTTGAGCGCGAGTACACGTTCGTCGGTTCGGCCCCGGAGTTGCGTCTCGGGACCGACTACGTCCTCCTCCGGAGCGAGATTACGGAACGCGCCCGCCGCGAACCCCCGTGGCGAGAGACGCCCGAGCGCGCCGTCGTCACGATGGGCGGGAGCGACACGGCCGACCTGACGCCGACCGTCGTCCGCGCGTTCGACGGACTCGACCTCCGCGTGGACGCCGTCGTCGGGCCGGGGTTCTCCGAGAGGCAAGCGGTGGCAGTCGAGAACGCCGCCGCCGACGTGTCGGCCGACGTGACGGTCCGCCGCGACCCCGACGACTTGGCGGACCGACTGTTCCGGGCCGACTTCGCGGTGAGTACGGCGAGTAGCACCACGTACGAACTGCTCGCGCTGGGGACGCCCATCGTCTGCGCGCCAGTCGTGGACAATCAGGAGTCGATAGCCGACGAACTCGACCGGCGGGACGCCGCGACGGTCCTCGGCCGCGATGCCGACGGGGAACGCTTCGTTCGGGGGATAGCGGAGTACGCGTCGAATCCGGACCTCCGGCGAGAGCGGCGTGAGCGCGGCCGCGAACTCGTGGACGGCCGCGGTTCCGAACGCGTCTGTCGAGAAGTACTCTCGCTGGCGGACGGGGAGTCGGACGCCTGA
- a CDS encoding N-acetylneuraminate synthase family protein: protein MDGFSIGGRPIGPGEPTYVIAEAGSNHNGDLDTAEELIDVAADAGADAVKFQTFRAEDLYVEDSGEVEYLNDDDSIYDIVEAMEMPYEWIPELHDYCRERGVQFLSTPFDERSAAELAEYVPAWKVASYTSSHHPFLRHLADTDKPIILSTGAHELSEVRESVEVLRDAGATDLALLQCVASYPTPIHEANVGVVETLAREFDVPTGLSDHTLDPVVAPSAAVALGASVVEKHLTLDKTMEGPDHEFALEPDELAEMVTAIRDTELALGSGEKTVLDVERELHEKARRAVHATRDIAADETITSDAVKVLRPGEREAGVEPKHYDDIVGRTAARDISKGDGIQWDDVNE from the coding sequence ATGGACGGGTTCAGCATCGGGGGGCGGCCCATCGGGCCGGGTGAGCCGACGTACGTAATCGCGGAAGCCGGGTCGAACCACAACGGGGACCTCGACACCGCCGAGGAGTTGATAGACGTCGCCGCCGACGCCGGGGCCGACGCCGTGAAGTTCCAGACGTTCCGGGCTGAGGACCTCTACGTCGAGGACAGCGGCGAGGTCGAGTACCTGAACGACGACGACTCCATCTACGACATCGTCGAGGCGATGGAGATGCCCTACGAGTGGATTCCGGAACTCCACGACTACTGCCGGGAGCGCGGGGTCCAGTTCCTCTCTACGCCCTTCGACGAGCGGTCCGCGGCGGAACTCGCGGAGTACGTGCCCGCGTGGAAGGTGGCGAGTTACACGAGCAGCCACCACCCGTTCCTCCGCCACCTCGCCGACACCGACAAGCCGATTATCCTGTCCACCGGCGCGCACGAACTGTCGGAGGTGCGCGAGTCGGTCGAGGTCCTTCGGGACGCGGGCGCGACCGACCTCGCGCTCCTCCAGTGCGTCGCCTCCTACCCCACGCCGATTCACGAGGCCAACGTCGGGGTAGTCGAGACGCTCGCCCGAGAGTTCGACGTTCCGACCGGTCTCTCCGACCACACGCTCGACCCCGTGGTCGCGCCGTCCGCCGCCGTCGCCCTCGGCGCGAGCGTCGTCGAGAAACACCTCACGCTCGACAAGACGATGGAAGGACCGGACCACGAGTTCGCGCTCGAACCCGACGAACTCGCCGAGATGGTGACGGCGATTCGCGACACGGAGTTGGCGCTCGGGTCGGGAGAGAAGACCGTGTTAGACGTCGAACGAGAACTCCACGAGAAGGCCCGGCGCGCCGTCCACGCGACGCGGGACATCGCCGCCGACGAAACCATCACCTCGGACGCCGTGAAGGTGCTTCGCCCCGGCGAACGAGAGGCGGGCGTCGAACCGAAACACTACGACGACATCGTGGGACGCACCGCGGCCCGGGACATCTCGAAGGGCGACGGTATCCAGTGGGACGACGTGAACGAGTAG
- a CDS encoding DegT/DnrJ/EryC1/StrS aminotransferase family protein translates to MTDETPAIRGGEPVRTEPLGYGGQSIGEREKEAVVEALESDYITRGPRVDEFEETVAEFVGVEHAVATTSGTTALQLAGRAAGFGAGDEVITTPLTFVASAYPACHTGADPVLADIDPELRTLDPDAVRDAITDDTKGLVPMHYGGHPCDIDALLDVADEHDLTVIWDASHAFGTRVEGRPVGAERDMAVFSFHPVKNITTGEGGMVVTDDDALAGRLRSLRSFDMDYEPDGHEDEPWYQVATGLGYNYNVTDMQAALGVVQVDRLEEFKRRRQEITARYDEAFEEIPGLRTPVVREDVDPMLHLYAVEIGEAFGCSREEFVDAMHEENVYVQVHYVPLHYHPFFQEEYGYERGQFPETETVYERLVSLPLFPGMDDGDVDDVVRAVTRLHRHYR, encoded by the coding sequence ATGACCGACGAGACGCCGGCGATTCGCGGCGGCGAGCCGGTTCGAACTGAACCCCTCGGGTACGGCGGGCAGAGCATCGGCGAACGGGAGAAGGAGGCAGTCGTCGAGGCGCTCGAATCCGACTACATCACCCGCGGGCCGAGAGTGGACGAGTTCGAGGAGACGGTCGCGGAGTTCGTCGGCGTCGAACACGCCGTGGCGACCACCTCCGGCACGACCGCGCTCCAGTTGGCCGGACGGGCCGCGGGGTTCGGCGCGGGCGACGAGGTTATCACGACGCCCCTGACGTTCGTTGCCTCCGCCTATCCCGCGTGCCACACCGGTGCCGACCCCGTGCTGGCGGACATCGACCCGGAACTCCGGACCCTCGACCCGGACGCGGTTCGGGACGCGATAACCGACGACACGAAGGGACTGGTCCCGATGCATTACGGCGGTCACCCCTGCGACATCGACGCGCTGCTCGACGTGGCGGACGAACACGACCTGACCGTCATCTGGGACGCCAGCCACGCGTTCGGGACGCGAGTCGAGGGGAGACCGGTCGGCGCGGAGCGCGACATGGCGGTCTTCAGTTTCCACCCGGTCAAGAACATCACGACCGGCGAGGGCGGGATGGTCGTCACGGACGACGACGCGCTGGCCGGGCGTCTCCGGTCGCTTCGCTCGTTCGACATGGACTACGAACCCGACGGTCACGAGGATGAACCGTGGTATCAGGTGGCCACGGGACTGGGCTACAACTACAACGTCACCGACATGCAGGCGGCGCTCGGCGTCGTGCAGGTGGACCGACTGGAGGAGTTCAAACGCCGTCGGCAGGAGATTACGGCCCGCTACGACGAAGCCTTCGAGGAAATTCCCGGACTGCGGACCCCGGTCGTCCGCGAGGACGTGGACCCGATGTTACACCTCTACGCCGTCGAAATCGGCGAGGCGTTCGGGTGTTCGCGCGAGGAGTTCGTCGACGCGATGCACGAGGAGAACGTCTACGTGCAGGTCCACTACGTGCCGCTCCACTACCACCCGTTCTTTCAGGAGGAGTACGGCTACGAGCGCGGACAGTTCCCCGAGACCGAGACGGTCTACGAGCGACTCGTCTCGCTACCGCTGTTCCCGGGGATGGACGACGGCGACGTAGACGACGTCGTTCGCGCCGTGACGCGGCTTCACCGACACTACCGATGA
- a CDS encoding dTDP-glucose 4,6-dehydratase, with amino-acid sequence MATNTVAVTGAAGFIGRWVVHGLLERGYRVRGLDNLSNGSRRNVREFRSDPHFELVEGDVRDVGDVETLFDDTIDKCIHLAALIDVEDSLQNPEAHFDTNVVGTQNVLTACKRTDTPLTLVGTCMVYDVASSDGGIDEDHPTDPNSPYAGTKLAAEEIAESYYHGFDLPVTVVRPFNTYGPYQKTGMAGGVVSIFVDRDLSGEPLKIFGDGTQTRDLLYCTDCARFIIEAAFSDEATGEVINAGTGTDISINDLAAVVASEGTEITHVEHHHPQSEVQRLRCDAGKAEELLGWTPEVSLEEGVERLRDWLREREGAS; translated from the coding sequence ATGGCAACGAATACTGTCGCCGTGACCGGAGCGGCGGGGTTCATCGGGAGGTGGGTCGTCCACGGGTTGCTGGAACGGGGCTATCGCGTTCGCGGTCTCGACAATCTGTCGAACGGGTCGCGCCGAAACGTCCGGGAGTTTCGCTCGGACCCGCACTTCGAACTCGTCGAAGGAGACGTTCGAGACGTCGGTGACGTGGAGACGCTCTTCGATGACACTATCGACAAGTGCATTCACCTCGCGGCGCTGATAGACGTAGAAGACAGCCTGCAGAACCCGGAGGCGCACTTCGACACGAACGTCGTCGGGACCCAGAACGTCCTCACGGCGTGCAAACGGACCGACACCCCGCTGACGCTCGTCGGGACGTGCATGGTCTACGACGTGGCGTCGTCGGACGGCGGGATAGACGAGGACCATCCGACAGACCCGAACTCGCCGTACGCCGGCACGAAACTGGCGGCCGAGGAGATAGCCGAGTCCTACTACCACGGGTTCGACCTGCCGGTGACCGTCGTCCGGCCGTTCAACACCTACGGTCCGTACCAGAAGACCGGGATGGCGGGCGGCGTCGTCTCCATCTTCGTGGACCGCGACCTCTCGGGGGAACCGCTGAAGATTTTCGGGGACGGCACCCAGACGCGCGACCTGCTCTACTGCACTGACTGCGCGCGGTTCATCATCGAGGCCGCCTTCAGCGACGAGGCGACGGGCGAGGTCATCAACGCGGGTACCGGGACCGACATCTCCATCAACGACCTCGCGGCGGTCGTCGCCTCGGAGGGGACCGAGATAACGCACGTCGAACACCACCATCCCCAGAGCGAGGTCCAGCGACTCCGGTGCGACGCCGGCAAGGCCGAGGAGCTGCTCGGGTGGACGCCGGAGGTGTCGCTGGAGGAGGGTGTCGAACGACTCCGCGACTGGCTCCGGGAGCGTGAGGGCGCGTCATGA
- a CDS encoding SDR family NAD(P)-dependent oxidoreductase: MIENQNVLVTGGAGSVGRSLVPPLLAKDPNVIRLFDSNESGLVQADREFNDERLRYLLGNIRERPRLARAMEDIDVVIHTAGIKHVDISEYNPFEAVKTNVLGLQNVVETATEAGVDRVVFTSSDKAVTPANTMGTSKLLGEKLTTAGNKYRGSSDLRLTSVRFGNVINSSRSVVPVFEEQIRNGGPVTLTDERMTRFFLTYGDVADLITTAIEKTGGGEVFVRKMPAVRIEDLAETMIDTLAEKYGHRPADIDIELIGRRVGETLHEEIMTEREVERTVENDEYYAIQPETTEKNRFLEYDGLPDFSPAEGIVRSSKRAEKIDREEIEQMVLDSVGD, translated from the coding sequence GTGATAGAGAATCAAAACGTGCTCGTAACCGGCGGGGCGGGGTCGGTCGGCCGGTCGCTGGTTCCGCCGCTCCTCGCGAAGGACCCCAACGTGATTCGGTTGTTCGACAGCAACGAGAGCGGTCTGGTGCAGGCCGACCGCGAGTTCAACGACGAGCGCCTCCGGTATCTCCTCGGCAACATCCGGGAGCGGCCGCGGCTAGCCAGAGCGATGGAGGACATCGACGTCGTCATCCACACCGCCGGAATCAAACACGTGGACATCTCCGAGTACAACCCCTTCGAGGCGGTGAAGACCAACGTCCTCGGTCTCCAGAACGTCGTCGAGACGGCCACCGAAGCGGGGGTTGACCGGGTCGTCTTCACGAGCAGCGACAAGGCGGTCACTCCGGCGAACACCATGGGAACGTCGAAGCTACTCGGGGAGAAACTCACCACGGCCGGGAACAAGTACCGCGGGTCGTCGGACCTCCGGTTGACGTCGGTCCGCTTCGGGAACGTCATCAACTCCTCGCGGTCGGTCGTTCCGGTGTTCGAAGAGCAGATTCGGAACGGGGGTCCGGTGACCCTGACTGACGAACGGATGACGCGGTTCTTCCTGACCTACGGCGACGTGGCCGACCTGATTACGACGGCGATAGAGAAGACCGGCGGCGGCGAAGTCTTCGTCCGGAAGATGCCCGCCGTCCGCATCGAGGACTTGGCCGAGACCATGATAGACACGCTGGCGGAGAAGTACGGGCACCGCCCCGCGGACATCGACATCGAACTCATCGGCCGGCGGGTCGGCGAGACGCTCCACGAGGAGATAATGACCGAGCGCGAGGTCGAACGGACTGTGGAGAACGACGAGTACTACGCGATACAACCCGAGACCACCGAGAAGAATCGGTTCCTCGAATACGACGGTCTCCCCGATTTCAGTCCCGCGGAGGGCATCGTGCGCTCGTCGAAGCGCGCGGAGAAGATAGACCGCGAGGAGATAGAGCAGATGGTACTCGACTCTGTCGGCGACTGA
- a CDS encoding GNAT family N-acetyltransferase — translation MNVRDLSAEWRSEWDEFCRESPDAWFRHTTDWLDYTLNYKPEFDPASESFMVTHSKEIIAVCPLILETVDGVRQFTYAGGYGPTPAFSADLSEGERDTIEGMIFDEVDERAAEHGVQRVKMQHPSLAEETPTGTESYNYLVRHGFVDTSIHTQLVDLDRDIDDIRADLRRDYRRSIDDAADTFEATVFDSENVTESIHDQYKQCHIKDAGGQTRPDETFEMMYDWITADEAFLVGAKYEGEYVGFSYFLAYDGGVYYASSARDPDSDTYDLGIGHLLQWEAMKWMVERGLDTYEPGWQFFDRTFPHLASDKEVNISQFKRGVGGTTRPLSRGEKYYDGDLFREEYTEKVERYAEYLETGG, via the coding sequence ATGAACGTCAGGGACCTCTCAGCCGAGTGGCGCTCGGAGTGGGACGAGTTCTGTCGGGAGAGTCCCGACGCGTGGTTCCGACACACGACCGACTGGCTCGACTACACTCTGAACTACAAGCCCGAGTTCGACCCCGCCTCGGAGTCGTTTATGGTGACCCACAGCAAGGAGATAATCGCCGTCTGTCCGCTGATTCTGGAGACGGTGGACGGCGTGAGGCAGTTCACCTACGCCGGGGGATACGGGCCGACGCCCGCCTTCTCCGCCGACCTCTCGGAGGGCGAGCGCGACACCATCGAGGGGATGATATTCGACGAGGTGGACGAGCGCGCCGCCGAACACGGTGTACAGCGGGTCAAGATGCAACATCCGTCGCTCGCGGAGGAAACACCCACCGGGACGGAGAGCTACAACTACCTCGTCCGACACGGGTTCGTCGATACCTCGATACACACGCAACTGGTGGACCTCGACAGGGATATCGACGACATCAGGGCCGACCTCCGCAGGGACTACCGGCGGTCCATCGACGACGCCGCGGACACCTTCGAAGCAACCGTGTTCGACAGCGAGAACGTCACCGAATCGATACACGACCAGTACAAACAGTGTCACATCAAGGACGCGGGGGGACAGACCAGACCCGACGAGACGTTCGAGATGATGTACGACTGGATTACGGCGGACGAGGCATTCCTCGTCGGAGCGAAGTACGAGGGGGAGTACGTCGGATTCTCGTACTTCCTCGCGTACGACGGCGGGGTCTACTACGCCTCGTCCGCTCGCGACCCCGACTCGGACACCTACGACCTCGGAATCGGGCACCTGCTCCAGTGGGAGGCGATGAAGTGGATGGTCGAGCGGGGTCTCGACACCTACGAACCGGGGTGGCAGTTCTTCGACCGGACGTTCCCCCACCTCGCTTCGGACAAAGAGGTCAACATCAGTCAGTTCAAACGCGGCGTCGGCGGGACCACCCGGCCGCTCTCGCGGGGCGAGAAGTACTACGACGGAGACCTGTTCAGAGAGGAGTACACCGAGAAGGTCGAGCGGTACGCCGAGTATCTCGAAACCGGCGGATAG
- a CDS encoding bifunctional 2-polyprenyl-6-hydroxyphenol methylase/3-demethylubiquinol 3-O-methyltransferase UbiG: MSDATEYADANREYWEEKEYTRPNVDHDVFRFYGLVLGPDFGYWGDDGERLLDFGCGQAASTNFFHEHGFDVYGVDVSESELDTAQERYPDIADRFRTVDPEPSASDEFFGGGFDVIIALQSLYYYSDSDLNTRLRSLYRNLNDGGVLYATMCGDRHGLYSHSEPASDGLRKVTLPEADNPVYVNFTESEDDLRDTFDMFDPVHVGFYNYRFRNDSGESFHYTFVGQKSA; this comes from the coding sequence ATGTCCGACGCGACCGAATACGCCGACGCCAATCGGGAGTATTGGGAGGAGAAGGAGTACACTCGACCGAACGTGGACCACGACGTGTTCCGGTTCTACGGTCTCGTCCTCGGTCCGGACTTCGGCTACTGGGGGGACGACGGCGAGCGACTCCTCGACTTCGGCTGCGGGCAGGCGGCGTCTACGAACTTCTTCCACGAACACGGGTTCGACGTGTACGGCGTAGACGTGAGCGAGTCCGAACTCGACACCGCCCAAGAGCGGTATCCGGACATCGCGGACCGGTTCCGGACCGTCGACCCCGAACCGAGCGCTTCGGACGAGTTCTTCGGCGGCGGGTTCGACGTGATAATCGCGCTCCAGTCGCTCTACTACTACAGCGACAGCGACCTGAACACGCGACTCCGGTCCCTGTACCGGAATCTGAACGACGGCGGCGTCCTCTACGCGACGATGTGCGGCGACAGACACGGTCTCTACTCCCACTCGGAACCCGCCTCGGACGGTCTCCGGAAAGTGACGCTCCCGGAGGCGGACAACCCGGTCTACGTGAACTTCACGGAGAGCGAGGACGACCTGCGCGACACGTTCGACATGTTCGACCCCGTCCACGTCGGATTCTACAACTATCGGTTCCGCAACGACAGCGGGGAGAGCTTCCACTACACGTTCGTCGGGCAGAAGTCGGCCTGA
- a CDS encoding Gfo/Idh/MocA family protein: MNGPPAGDECSSALIVGCGSIGSRHARNLSELGLELSVFDLDEARQTRLASEVDASAPSSLDAALQTRPDVTVVATPSNHHVEPALAAARAGSHLFVEKPLSNDTEGVGELLDVVRDRDLVTMVGSNFRFHPAIETIRELVTDGRVGNVVSARIEAGSYLPEWHPEEDYRDLYSAKEGVGGAVLDFVHELNYARWLFGEAEAVTAMLGRESSLEIETEDTASIVARFEDGTLCEIHLDFVQRAYSRSCHVIGERGTVRWEWEESAVRRYDSRRESWVEEAAWGDDWEVNRMYRDEMEHFLRCAAEHRETRTPLTEGRADLELALAAKESAATGRHVRL, encoded by the coding sequence ATGAACGGACCGCCTGCCGGGGACGAGTGTTCCTCGGCACTGATAGTGGGGTGCGGGTCCATCGGGTCGCGTCACGCGCGGAATCTGTCCGAACTGGGTCTTGAACTCTCCGTGTTCGACCTCGACGAGGCGCGCCAGACGCGTCTCGCGTCCGAGGTGGACGCGTCCGCACCGAGTTCGCTGGACGCCGCGCTGCAGACCCGACCGGACGTGACCGTCGTCGCCACGCCGTCGAACCACCACGTGGAACCCGCTCTGGCGGCCGCCCGGGCGGGGTCGCACCTGTTCGTCGAGAAACCGCTGTCGAACGACACCGAGGGAGTCGGCGAACTCCTCGACGTCGTCCGGGACCGGGACCTCGTGACGATGGTCGGGTCGAACTTCCGGTTCCACCCGGCAATCGAGACGATTCGCGAACTTGTGACCGACGGACGCGTCGGGAACGTCGTCTCGGCCCGCATCGAGGCGGGGTCGTACCTCCCGGAGTGGCACCCCGAGGAGGACTACCGGGACCTCTACTCCGCGAAGGAAGGGGTCGGCGGAGCGGTGCTGGACTTCGTCCACGAGCTAAATTACGCTCGATGGCTGTTCGGCGAGGCGGAGGCGGTCACGGCGATGCTCGGCCGGGAGAGTTCGCTGGAGATAGAGACCGAGGACACCGCGAGCATCGTCGCTCGGTTCGAGGACGGCACGCTCTGCGAGATTCACCTCGACTTCGTCCAGCGCGCGTACAGTCGGTCGTGTCACGTCATCGGCGAGCGCGGGACCGTCAGGTGGGAGTGGGAGGAGTCGGCGGTCCGACGCTACGACTCCCGGCGGGAGTCGTGGGTCGAGGAAGCGGCGTGGGGCGACGACTGGGAGGTGAACCGGATGTACCGCGACGAGATGGAACACTTCCTCCGGTGCGCGGCGGAGCACCGCGAGACGCGGACGCCGCTGACCGAGGGCCGTGCCGACCTCGAACTGGCGCTCGCGGCGAAGGAGTCGGCGGCGACCGGTCGGCACGTCCGACTGTGA
- a CDS encoding cytidylyltransferase domain-containing protein: MRERTVAIVQARMGSTRLPEKVLADIGDEPMLWHVHERARSASLVDDVVVATSTESQDDAVAEFCEDRGITYHRGSEEDVLDRYYEAATRNDADVVVRITADCPFLSPPVIDRVVRTYENGDADYVTNTLEYTHPDGLDVEVFGYEALERAWNEADDPAEREHVTYYLRESDEFSSRNVENVLDTSMYEFTDEDTILRWTVDYPADLEFVRAVYDRLTERGHWLFDQQSVFELLEREPALREVNEDR, encoded by the coding sequence ATGCGAGAGAGGACCGTCGCAATCGTCCAAGCGCGGATGGGTTCGACTCGCCTCCCCGAGAAGGTTCTGGCGGACATCGGCGACGAACCGATGCTGTGGCACGTCCACGAGCGAGCGCGGAGCGCGTCACTCGTGGACGACGTGGTCGTCGCCACGTCCACGGAGTCGCAAGACGACGCCGTCGCGGAGTTCTGCGAGGACCGCGGTATCACGTACCACCGGGGGAGCGAGGAGGACGTGCTGGACCGCTACTACGAGGCGGCGACCCGGAACGACGCCGACGTCGTCGTCCGCATCACGGCCGACTGTCCGTTCCTGTCGCCGCCCGTAATCGACCGGGTCGTCCGGACGTACGAGAACGGCGACGCCGACTACGTGACCAACACGCTGGAGTACACCCACCCGGACGGACTCGACGTCGAGGTGTTCGGGTACGAAGCGCTCGAACGCGCGTGGAACGAGGCCGACGACCCGGCGGAGCGCGAACACGTCACCTACTACCTGCGCGAGTCCGACGAGTTCAGTTCGCGGAACGTCGAGAACGTACTGGACACGTCGATGTACGAGTTCACCGACGAGGACACGATTCTCCGATGGACGGTGGATTATCCGGCGGACTTGGAGTTCGTTCGGGCGGTGTACGACCGCCTGACAGAACGCGGTCACTGGCTGTTCGACCAGCAGTCGGTCTTCGAACTGCTCGAACGCGAACCGGCGCTGCGTGAGGTCAACGAGGACCGCTGA